The Achromobacter spanius genome includes the window GGCGTAGCCGCCGCGTGGCGCTGACCGACGCTGGCCGCGCCAAGCTGGCCGAGTCCAAACGCTTGTGGAAAGATGCGCAAAGCCGTTTCGAAGCGGCGTACGGCGCTGAGCGCGCCGCCGCGTTGCGCCATGCGCTGGCGGACATTTTTTCCGACGAGTTCGCGCTGGCCTTTAGTCGCGGCTAGTGCTTAGCGATTAGTGGCCGGCGGCTAGCGCGCGCGGCCAGACCCTGCATCAACACGCCGGCCAGCACGCACCCCATGCCGGCCGCTTGGGCCAGCGTGACCGTTTCACCCAGCACACTGGCGGCCAGCAGCACCGCGCACACAGGCGCCAGCGCGGTGAACAGCGCCGCTTCCGATCCGCGCACGCGCGCAGCACCCGCATACCAGAGCAGAAATCCCCCCACCGTGGGCACGAGCGCGTAATAGCCCACCGCCATCACGGCGTCGGTCGACATGTTCAATGTCCAAGGCGACTCGGCCAAACTTGCCAGCGCCGAAAATGCCAGGCCGAATCCCGCCATCACCGTCGACAGCGCCAGCGGCGGTACGGGCACGCGCAAGCGCTTGTTGAGCAGGACGAAAAGCCCTTCGCACACGACCGCGCCCAGAATCAGTGCATTGCCGGTCCACGACGTGGCCCGGTCCGCGTTTGCGCCGTCACGAGCCATGAGCCAGACGCCGAAAGCCGCCATGGCGATGGCGCCCAGCGTGGCCTTGCCCGGGCGTTCGCCCAGCACCAGCACGGCGATGGCGGCGGACACCAGCGGCAAGGTGCCCAGGATGATGCCGCCATCCACGGCCGAGGCGCGTTGCAAGCCAGCGATCAACAGCGTCGTATAGCCCACGCTGCCGGCAATGGCCTGCGCCGCCAGCAGCAGCCAGTCACGCCTTTGCAGGCGGGGCAGGCGCGCGCCGGTAGCGGCCATCAGCAAGGCGAAGCAGGGCAGCGCGATGGCGAAACGCAGGGCGGTGGCGGTGAAGGGCGGCATGCCCGCCCCGATGATCTTGCTGGCGATGACCGTGCTGCCCACCAGCGCCATGGCCGCAGCCAGAAAGCCATAACCCCACATTCGTTTGTTCGTGTCCATTGCCGTGCCAAGTGTGGAAAGCATGCAGCGTAGGGCGCATGGGCACGGCCGGTCTTGAACGAAATTGCAGCGGGTGAGTGCAGGCGCGGGTTTAGATCAGGCGCTGATCCACGCGCGGATCCGGGCTTAGGCTCGGGTCCAGGTCCAGCTCCAGGTCTGGGAGCGGGTCCAGGCGCGGAGCCAAGCTCAGATCCCGGCTCAGGCCGGGCAAGCCGCAATCGCGTAGTGGCCAGGCGACACGCCGTAGGTGCGAACGAACAGCCGCGTCATGTGGCTTTGGTCGGCAAAGCCGCTGGCGGCGGCGGCGTCGGCCAGCGTCATGCCGCGCCGAATCAACTGGCGCGCCAGCAGCAGGCGCCGCTGTATTTGATACGCATGCGGCGTCAGGCCCGTGGCGTGGGCAAAGGCGCGCAGCACCTGATAACGGCTAAGCCCGCTGGCGGTGGCCAGGTCCGCCAGCGACAGCGTGGCGGCGGGGTCGTCGTCGATCAGGCTGCGCGCGTGGCGCAGGGAGGCCGGCGCGCCCAGGCTGGCCTCAAGCGCCAGGCACCGCGTGCCGTCGCCGCGCGCCTGTGCCAGGATGCGCAGCAACAGCGCGTCGCAGGCCAGCGGCGCGGGGACGCTGATGGCGTGTGCGTACAGCGTCAAGACGTCGCGCGCCAAGGCGGGCTGGCGTTGCGCGGGGTGTTCGAATTCGTAGATGGCGCCGGCGCGGCCGTCTTCATCCAGATCGCTGGCCGCTTGCGCCACCACGCCGGGGTCCAGGTACAGCATCTGCCAGGCGCGTGGGGTGTCGCCGATGGGCGCGCCGTCATGGACTTCGCCCGGGTTGACGGTGATGACGTGGCCCGGGCCGGCGCGAACCTGCCCGCGTCCGCTGTGCGACACCTGCGCGCCCTGGCGCATCACGCCAATGCCGAACTGGTCATGCGTATGCCGCGCAAAGGCATGGCGGCTGCGCGCGGCCACGGCCTGCACGCCGGCAAGCGCGCTGCGATGCATCAGGAATTGGTCAGAGGGCATGGGTGTCGGGCAGGAAAGGTTCAGGCAGCAGGCCGCGCTCCCTTGGTATACACCTCGCGCAGGGCGGACGCAAAGAGCGCGTCCACGTTGCGCCGCAGGCCGTCGGCGCGGGTAAACAGCGAGATCGGCGGCAAGGTCCAGTCAAACGAGTAGGGCACGATGGCCGCGCCGGCAATCCGCACCAGTTCGTCGGCGATGTCGGCGGGCAGGATCGACACCGCGCGGTCGCTGGCGACGATCATTTCGCCGATCAGCTTGGACGAATCGCTTTGCACCGACGGCGGGGGCGGCGCCAGGCCGGCGCGCAGGAAAATGTCGGCCACCTGTTCACGGATGGGGCTGCCCGGCGTGCCCAGGATCCAGTCCAGATCCGCGAGCCGGTTCCATTCCAGCCGCGACCGCCCCAGCCGAGCCGCCAGGCGCCGGCTGGCGATCAGGCGCGGTTGCTGGTGGTAGAGCACTTCAAAATCGATATTGCTCAGGTCCACCGACGGCGTGGCCCAGCCCACCACGATATCCAGCGTGTGGTCGCGAAGTTGGCGCAGCAGGGCCGGCCCCTGGCCTTCGTGGATGGTGGCGGTGATGCGCCGCCCTTGCGGCAAGGTCCGGCTGATGGCGGCAGACAGCATCTGGCCCGACACGAACGGGATGACGCCGATATGCAGATGGGCGGCATGGCCGGCCGCCACCGCCTCCATTTCCTGCACCAAGTGGCCCAGGTCGTGGACCAGGCCCCGCGCGCGCGCCAGCACCACCGCGCCCAAGGGGGTCGGGGTCATGCCCCGGACCGAGCGGTCGAACAGCGGCACGTCGAACATGCTTTCCAGTTCGGCCAGGGCGTTCGTGACGGCGGGCTGGCTGGTGGCCATGTGCTCGGCCACCCGGGTCAGCGACCCGTGCTGCTCGATTTGCAGCAGCAGCATCAGGTGGCGCATCTTCAGCCGCGAGGTCAGTTTCCGGATAACGGCATCCGGGTCAAAGGCCGTCATAGACACGTCATAAGGTAAAGGTAATGGGACGATATTAAATCCGAATCATCACCTTATGCCTGTCCGCCTAGAATTTTTCCCATATCGAAGCCCGGCCTACGCGCCAGCATTCCCGTCACCTATTCAAGTCAAACGAGGCTACCGCCACATGAACTCGCCCTCCGACCGCCAAGCAGCCCTGGACTATCACGAGTTCCCGACCCCGGGGAAGATTTCCGTGGTGGCGTCCAAGCCGCTCGTCAACCAGCGCGACCTGGCGCTGGCCTATTCGCCGGGCGTGGCGGCGGCCTGCGAGGAAATCGTGGCCGACCCCTCCAATGTCTACCGCTACACGGCGCGCGGCAACCTGGTGGGCGTGATCACCAACGGCACGGCGGTGCTGGGCCTGGGCAATATCGGCGCGCTGGCCTCCAAGCCGGTCATGGAAGGCAAGGCGGTGCTGTTCAAGAAGTTTGCCGGCCTGGATGTGTTCGACATCGAAATCAATGAAACCGATCCCGACAAGCTGGTGGAAATCATCGCCGGTCTGGAAGCCACCTTCGGCGGCATCAACCTGGAAGACATCAAGGCGCCGGAATGCTTCACCGTGGAACGCAAGCTGCGTGAACGGATGAAGATTCCCGTCTTCCACGACGACCAGCATGGCACCGCCATTACCGTGTCGGCCGCGTTCATCAACGGCTTGAAGGTCGTGGGCAAGGACATCAAGACGGTCAAGGTGGTGACGTCCGGCGCGGGCGCTGCCGCCTTGGCTTGCCTGGACCTGATGGTGGACCTGGGCCTGCCGCTGGAAAACATCTGGGTGACGGACATCGAAGGCGTGGTCTACGAAGGCCGTGTCGAGCTCATGGACCCGGACAAGGCGCGTTTTGCGCAAAAGACGGAAGCCCGCAAGCTGGCGGAAGTGATCCAGGACGCCGACGTGTTCCTGGGCCTGTCGGCGGGCGGCGTGCTCAAGCCGGAAATGGTCGCGGCCATGGGCTCGCGCCCGTTGATCCTGGCGCTGGCCAACCCCACGCCGGAAATTCTGCCGGAGGTGGCGCACGGCGTGCGCGATGACGTGGTCATGGCCACGGGCCGGTCCGACTATCCGAACCAGGTCAACAACGTTCTGTGCTTCCCGTATATCTTCCGTGGCGCGCTGGACGTGGGCGCCACCACCATCACGCGCGAAATGGAAATGGCGGCCGTTTACGCCATTGCCCAGTTGGCGGAAGAAGAGCAGAACGAAGTCGTGGCCGCCGCCTACGGTACCTACGACATTTCCTTTGGCCCTGAATACCTGATCCCCAAGCCGTTTGACCCGCGCCTGATCGTGCGCATTGCGCCGGCGGTGGCCAAGGCGGCCATGGACGGCGGCGTGGCCACGCGCCCGCTGGCCGACCTGGAAGCCTACGAAGAACAATTGCAGCAGTTCGTGTACCACTCGGGCGCGTTCATGAAGCCGCTGTTCTCGGCCGCCAAGCGCATCGTGCGCGGCGGGGGCAAGGCGCGCATCGTCTTCACCGAGGGCGAAGACGAACGCGTGCTGCGCGCGGTGCAGGTGGTGGTTGACGAAGGCCTGGCTCGCCCCATCCTGGTGGGCCGCCCCGCCGTGCTGCTGTCGCGCATCGAGAAGTTCGGCTTGCGCCTGCGCCTGGGTGAAGACGTTGAAGTCACCAACCCGGAATACGACGAACGCTTCCATCAGTACTGGACCACGTACTGGGAACTGATGTGCCGCCGCGGCATCACCAAGGAAATGGCGCGCGTGGAAATGCGCCGCCGCCTGACTTTGATCGGCGCGATGATGGTGCACCTGGGCGATGCCGACGGCATGGTTTGCGGCACGGTCGGCGCGTATCACGACCACCTGCGTTTTGTGAACGAAGTGATCGGCCGTCGTCCCGGCGCCAACGTGTATGCCGCCATGAACATCCTGCTGCTCAACGAGCGCACGGTGGTATTGGTGGATACGCATGTCAACGATGAACCCACCGCCGAACAGATCGCGGAATTCACGGTGATGGCCGCCCAGCAAATGGCTCGCATGAATCTGGCGCCGAAGGTAGCGCTGCTGTCGCGTTCGAACTTCGGTTCCGGCAGCTCGGCCTCGGGCGCCAAGATGCGCCAGGCGCTGGAGCTGGTGCGCGAAGCCGCGCCTGAACTGGAAATCGACGGCGAAATGCACGGCGACTGCGCGCTGGACGAAGCGCTGCGCATGCGCATCCTGCCGTCGTCCACGCTGAAGGGCGAAGCCAACCTGCTGGTGTGCCCGAACGTGGACTCGGGCAACATCGCCTACAACCTGCTCAAGACGGCGGCGGGCGGCAACGTGGCGGTGGGCCCGATCCTGCTGGGCGCGAACGCACCGGTGCACATCCTGACCTCCAGTTCCACGGTGCGCCGCATCATCAACATGACGGCAATGACCGTGCTGGACGCGAACCGGGTGGAAACCGCCTAGGGCAGATGCGCCAACAGCCGCTGCGGCAGCGAATAGCTGTCGATGTGGTCGCGCAAGGCTGTAATGAACAAGTCCTCGGCGGGGCTGCGGTGCGCGTCGCGGTGCCACAGCAGGTGCAGGTCCGCCGCGCACACACCCTCGCCGGGCGGCAACCGCCACAATCGGCCTTCGGCAAGGTCTGCCTCGACACTATGTTCAGGCAGGCAGCCGATGCCAAAGCCCGCCACCAGCAAGCGCTTGACCTCGTCGTGCTGGGATGACGTGGCGATGATGCTTCCCGAGAACCCGCGCTGATCGCGAAAGATCGTCAGCGGCGACAGGCTGTCGCCCAAGGCGTCACTGGCGAAAGACACGAAGTTCTCGTGCAGCAGGTCTTCCATGCGGATGTCGGCACGCCCGAACAGCGGGTGGTTCTTGCCGCAGAAAAGCGCATAGCGCTGCTGCAGAAAGAGCTTGTGGCCCAGGCGCTTGGGAATCTGCCGGCATAGCGCGATGCCCGCCGTGGCGGCCCGCTGCTGCAAGACATTCACGATTTCACTGCTGGGCAACACGTCCAATTGCACTTCAATGCGCGGGTGCGCGCGGTGAAAGCGCGCCCAAAAATCGTCATACACCGCCGAATGGATGCGGCTGGCCACCAGCAGATGCACGCGGCCCACCGTTTGTTCTTCGGCCTGCGCCACGTCGCTAAGCAGTTGCGACACGCTTCCGTGTATGGCCTGCGCGGCCTGGCGCACCTCTTCACCCGCCTGGGTGATGGCGAACTTGGCGTGGTGCCGCTCGATCAACCTGCGGTCCAGCTGCGCTTCCAGGCGGCGCAAGGCCTGGCTGACCGCAGACTGGGTCAGATGCAGTTTGATAGCAGCGCCGCTAATGCTGCGCTCTTCCGCGATCACCAGGAATGTACGTAGAAGATTCCAATCCAGGCGCTCTCCCATGCGAGGGCTCGTTGCTGTGGCAATGGACTTTTCTTTCATGGCGCTATGAACGGGAAGAGATGATTGGAGTGGATGGTTGCGATAGGTTCGCAGCCGTCGCCCCCTATTTCAACATTAATTTTCCTTAAGTTGATGATAAAAAAACGGAAATTGACGGTCGTTCCGCAGCAGGCGATAAAGCCCCAGGCACTGCCATTTCCTCTTCGCTCAAGGACACCTCATGGACAACGCAATGGCTCCCGCGCCGCTGACCGCGGAACAGACGCGCCGCATTCTGCAGGCGGTTGACGATCACTTTGACGCGCAACTGGCGTTCACGCAGGATCTGGTTCGCTTTCCGTCGCTGCGCGAGCAGGAGCACACGGCGCAGGACTTCCTGTACGAGGCGATGCGCAAACGTGGCTTTGCCATGGACCGCTGGAAAATCGACGTGGAAGACATCCGCTCGCATCCGGGCTTCGGGCCGGTCACCGTGTCGTACGAAAATGCGTTCAATGTGGTGGGCACCTACCGGCCCGAGGTTCAGACCGGGCGCTCGCTCATCCTGAACGGGCATGTGGACGTGGTGCCGACGGGGCCGCAGGAAATGTGGAGCCGCTCGCCCTGGGACCCGGCCATCATCGACGGCTGGATGTATGGCCGAGGCGCCGCCGATATGAAGGCCGGACTGGCCGCCAATCTTTTCG containing:
- a CDS encoding DMT family transporter, which codes for MDTNKRMWGYGFLAAAMALVGSTVIASKIIGAGMPPFTATALRFAIALPCFALLMAATGARLPRLQRRDWLLLAAQAIAGSVGYTTLLIAGLQRASAVDGGIILGTLPLVSAAIAVLVLGERPGKATLGAIAMAAFGVWLMARDGANADRATSWTGNALILGAVVCEGLFVLLNKRLRVPVPPLALSTVMAGFGLAFSALASLAESPWTLNMSTDAVMAVGYYALVPTVGGFLLWYAGAARVRGSEAALFTALAPVCAVLLAASVLGETVTLAQAAGMGCVLAGVLMQGLAARASRRPLIAKH
- a CDS encoding AraC family transcriptional regulator; the protein is MPSDQFLMHRSALAGVQAVAARSRHAFARHTHDQFGIGVMRQGAQVSHSGRGQVRAGPGHVITVNPGEVHDGAPIGDTPRAWQMLYLDPGVVAQAASDLDEDGRAGAIYEFEHPAQRQPALARDVLTLYAHAISVPAPLACDALLLRILAQARGDGTRCLALEASLGAPASLRHARSLIDDDPAATLSLADLATASGLSRYQVLRAFAHATGLTPHAYQIQRRLLLARQLIRRGMTLADAAAASGFADQSHMTRLFVRTYGVSPGHYAIAACPA
- a CDS encoding LysR substrate-binding domain-containing protein; the protein is MTAFDPDAVIRKLTSRLKMRHLMLLLQIEQHGSLTRVAEHMATSQPAVTNALAELESMFDVPLFDRSVRGMTPTPLGAVVLARARGLVHDLGHLVQEMEAVAAGHAAHLHIGVIPFVSGQMLSAAISRTLPQGRRITATIHEGQGPALLRQLRDHTLDIVVGWATPSVDLSNIDFEVLYHQQPRLIASRRLAARLGRSRLEWNRLADLDWILGTPGSPIREQVADIFLRAGLAPPPPSVQSDSSKLIGEMIVASDRAVSILPADIADELVRIAGAAIVPYSFDWTLPPISLFTRADGLRRNVDALFASALREVYTKGARPAA
- a CDS encoding LysR family transcriptional regulator translates to MKEKSIATATSPRMGERLDWNLLRTFLVIAEERSISGAAIKLHLTQSAVSQALRRLEAQLDRRLIERHHAKFAITQAGEEVRQAAQAIHGSVSQLLSDVAQAEEQTVGRVHLLVASRIHSAVYDDFWARFHRAHPRIEVQLDVLPSSEIVNVLQQRAATAGIALCRQIPKRLGHKLFLQQRYALFCGKNHPLFGRADIRMEDLLHENFVSFASDALGDSLSPLTIFRDQRGFSGSIIATSSQHDEVKRLLVAGFGIGCLPEHSVEADLAEGRLWRLPPGEGVCAADLHLLWHRDAHRSPAEDLFITALRDHIDSYSLPQRLLAHLP
- a CDS encoding NADP-dependent malic enzyme is translated as MNSPSDRQAALDYHEFPTPGKISVVASKPLVNQRDLALAYSPGVAAACEEIVADPSNVYRYTARGNLVGVITNGTAVLGLGNIGALASKPVMEGKAVLFKKFAGLDVFDIEINETDPDKLVEIIAGLEATFGGINLEDIKAPECFTVERKLRERMKIPVFHDDQHGTAITVSAAFINGLKVVGKDIKTVKVVTSGAGAAALACLDLMVDLGLPLENIWVTDIEGVVYEGRVELMDPDKARFAQKTEARKLAEVIQDADVFLGLSAGGVLKPEMVAAMGSRPLILALANPTPEILPEVAHGVRDDVVMATGRSDYPNQVNNVLCFPYIFRGALDVGATTITREMEMAAVYAIAQLAEEEQNEVVAAAYGTYDISFGPEYLIPKPFDPRLIVRIAPAVAKAAMDGGVATRPLADLEAYEEQLQQFVYHSGAFMKPLFSAAKRIVRGGGKARIVFTEGEDERVLRAVQVVVDEGLARPILVGRPAVLLSRIEKFGLRLRLGEDVEVTNPEYDERFHQYWTTYWELMCRRGITKEMARVEMRRRLTLIGAMMVHLGDADGMVCGTVGAYHDHLRFVNEVIGRRPGANVYAAMNILLLNERTVVLVDTHVNDEPTAEQIAEFTVMAAQQMARMNLAPKVALLSRSNFGSGSSASGAKMRQALELVREAAPELEIDGEMHGDCALDEALRMRILPSSTLKGEANLLVCPNVDSGNIAYNLLKTAAGGNVAVGPILLGANAPVHILTSSSTVRRIINMTAMTVLDANRVETA